The DNA region AAAGTAGAGCTCATTGACGAAGTTTGTTGGTTTTTTCCAGAACTTAAATTCGTTATGCGCCACGGCGCCGAGCCATGGACCGATCTGGCAGTAAAGCTTATGCTGAAATATCCTAACTTATCCTACATGACGAGTGCTTTCGCACCGCGTCACTACCCCAAGGCAATTGTAGATTACGCCAATACGAGGGGCTCAGATAAGATCATGTATGCAGGATACTTCCCGATGGGACTCTCACTCGAGCGAATATTCAAAGAACTTGAAGATGTTCCCTTTAAAAACGACGTTTGGCCTAAGTTTTTGCGGGAAAATGCCCTACGAGTGTTTAAACTAGAAGAGTAGACCACTGCGGCTATGCCGCGACAGATGGGAGTGACCATGACGGCACTGATTCGGAGTATGGATGTGAGCCCAGAAGAGCTTATTCAACGAGCAAAAGACCTCGGCCCAGCACTGAAAGAACGCTCAGCAGCTGCGACCCAAGCTCGCCAGCTTCCAGCGGAAACCATCGCAGACTTCAAAGAGGCTGGTTTTTTTCGAATTCTCCAGCCGAAGCGTTGGGGCGGTTACGAACTGGACCCGGAAGTCTTCTTCGACTGTGTCGTTGAAATCGCTCGTTCTTGTCCTTCCAGCGCATGGGTTTTGGGCGTGGTGGGCATTCACAACTGGCAACTCGCCCTCTTCCCTGACCAGGCGCAGCAGGATGCCTGGGCCGACGACAGCTCGGTCCTGATTTCATCGTCCTACATGCCCGTTGGCAAAGTAACTCCCGTGGACGGCGGATATATGCTCAGTGGACGGTGGGGATTTTCAAGTGGCTCAGATTATTGTGACTGGGCATTCTTAGGGGCATTTATCCACAGCGAAAATGGCCCACCTGATATGCGTACATTCATGGTCCCAAAATCGGACTACACACTAGACGATGACTGGCACACGTCTGGGCTTAAGGCCACCGGGTCGAAAAGCGTGGTCGTCGACAATGTATTCGTCCCTGAATACCGAACACACAAAATGGCAGATGGATTTCGAATGAAGAGTCCAGGTCATGATGAAAATGACGCGGCCGTTTTCAAGATTCCGTTTGGACAAATCTTTACACGTTCAGTCGCCACCCCTGCCGTGGGTATGGCACAAGGTGCACTCGATGCATACATGGAATTTTGCGCAGATCGAGTGAGTAGAGCCGATGGGAAAAACCTCAAGCTTGACCCCAATACCCAAGAGGTTTGTGCCAAAGCTGCCCTAGCGATTGACGAGGTGCGCACGCTCATGCGCCGGGATTACAAAGAGATGATGGAATATGCACGAACCGGTGAAGATATTCCGATTCCAGTTCGAGTGCGGTACCGCTACAATGCTGCCGCAGGCACCGATAAATGTATTCGGGTCGTCGACGACTTGGTGAATGCAAGCGGAGCCGCTGCTATTTTCCTCAATAATCCAATCAACTCCTTTTGGAGAGATATTCACGCGGCACGGGCACACCATGCCAACAACCCCCATAAGTCCGGGCGTAACTATGGTGGTGTTATGATGGGTATGAAAACTCAAGACTGGTTCATTTAAGTCGCTCTAATTGATAAGGATACAGAATATGAATGGGGTTGCCCAATTGGGTTATCTTGGGTTCGAGGTCAAAGACCTTGAGGCCTGGGAACAGTTTTCTATCAATATTTTAGGACTGGATATTGTCAATAAGACAGCGGATGGCTCGTTTGGTCTCCGGATGGATAGCCATCATCAAAGGTTCTTTATCACCCAAGGCGAAGCCGATGACCTCAGTGTCGTAGGTTGGCAAGTTGCCGATGAAGCTTCGCTCGACAACCTCGTCAAAAAGTTGAAAGACACCGGAACCGAAGTCACACCCGGTACGCAACAAGAAGCTCAAGCACGAATGGTCCAAGCCTTGGTCAAATTCAATGACCCTGCAGGTAACCCATGTGAGATATTTTACGGGGCCCAGACCGCGGAAAACGACTTTGAGTCTAAACTTGTGAAACGAGGATTTATTGCTGAGGAACAAGGCCTTGGTCACACAGTACTCCACGCCAATGACCAAGAAGAGAGCGGAGATTTCTACCAAAACCTTCTAGGCTTTAAGCTCAGTGATAAAATTCAATGCGAATTCTTCGGCTATGATGTCGACCTTAGTTTCATGCACGCCAATGCACGCCATCACTCGCTTGCTATTGGGAAGCAGCACAAAAAGCGTATTCATCATTTTATGCTTGAAGTAAAAACAATGGACGATGTGGGGCTGTGCTACGACCGATGTATCCGCGCCAAAGTTCCCATTATGAATACACTGGGACGTCACCCCAATGACAAAATGTTCTCCTTCTACGCCATGACGCCAAGCGGTTTTCAATTTGAATTCGGCTGGGGTGGCCGGCAGATCGATGATGAAAACTGGGAACCCACCACCTACGACTGCATCAGTGAATGGGGACACCATCCTCCCATGATGCTTGCACCTAAAAAACCGAAGAAGGCCTCTTAACCATGACAGTCCCGGCAGTTCCTGAAGCAAAATACGTTGATATCGGAAACGACTTGACCATTCACTACCACGATGAAGGTCAAGGTACCCCCGTGATCTTCGTCCACGGCAGCGGGCCAGGCGCCAGTGGGTGGAGTAATTTCAAAGGCAATTACCCTGCCATGGTCAAAGCAGGGTACCGCACCCTGGTCCTCGACCTACCGGGTTATGGCTACTCCAGTAAGCCTGAAGACGCTCAGTATACACTCGACTTCATGGTAGCCGCACTTGAAGGGTTTGTGGAAGCACTTCAGCTTAAAGACTGTATCCTCATCGGTAACTCCATGGGGGGTGCAGTCTGCATCCGTTTTTCGGTTAACAATCCTAAACTCGTTCAGAAATTGGTTCTCATGGCCCCTGGCGGCTTAGAGACCCGCGAAGTTTACATGGAGATGGAAG from Deltaproteobacteria bacterium includes:
- a CDS encoding flavin-dependent monooxygenase, whose amino-acid sequence is MRSMDVSPEELIQRAKDLGPALKERSAAATQARQLPAETIADFKEAGFFRILQPKRWGGYELDPEVFFDCVVEIARSCPSSAWVLGVVGIHNWQLALFPDQAQQDAWADDSSVLISSSYMPVGKVTPVDGGYMLSGRWGFSSGSDYCDWAFLGAFIHSENGPPDMRTFMVPKSDYTLDDDWHTSGLKATGSKSVVVDNVFVPEYRTHKMADGFRMKSPGHDENDAAVFKIPFGQIFTRSVATPAVGMAQGALDAYMEFCADRVSRADGKNLKLDPNTQEVCAKAALAIDEVRTLMRRDYKEMMEYARTGEDIPIPVRVRYRYNAAAGTDKCIRVVDDLVNASGAAAIFLNNPINSFWRDIHAARAHHANNPHKSGRNYGGVMMGMKTQDWFI
- a CDS encoding biphenyl 2,3-dioxygenase, which translates into the protein MNGVAQLGYLGFEVKDLEAWEQFSINILGLDIVNKTADGSFGLRMDSHHQRFFITQGEADDLSVVGWQVADEASLDNLVKKLKDTGTEVTPGTQQEAQARMVQALVKFNDPAGNPCEIFYGAQTAENDFESKLVKRGFIAEEQGLGHTVLHANDQEESGDFYQNLLGFKLSDKIQCEFFGYDVDLSFMHANARHHSLAIGKQHKKRIHHFMLEVKTMDDVGLCYDRCIRAKVPIMNTLGRHPNDKMFSFYAMTPSGFQFEFGWGGRQIDDENWEPTTYDCISEWGHHPPMMLAPKKPKKAS
- a CDS encoding alpha/beta fold hydrolase; the protein is MTVPAVPEAKYVDIGNDLTIHYHDEGQGTPVIFVHGSGPGASGWSNFKGNYPAMVKAGYRTLVLDLPGYGYSSKPEDAQYTLDFMVAALEGFVEALQLKDCILIGNSMGGAVCIRFSVNNPKLVQKLVLMAPGGLETREVYMEMEGIQTMMRSFFSKKGLSREGMRKTFNLQLFNPEHITDEIIEERFQIAETQPKTVISTMKIPNQTEALKDISCPILGFWGMNDKFCPSSGAMTVARECSNTRMILLTECGHWVMVEHAARFNKECIEFFNE